The nucleotide window TCAATTAGCTTTTTTGACAACCCTTGCTGCCCGTTACCCCAACGTGGGTGTAAATCACGGTTGTTGTGTAAGCGATCAGTAAACCCTATCTTTTAACCTGAGTTCCCGGAAAGTTGTAACGAGCATTACTCATAAGTAGTTAAAAATAAATAATATATATGATTTTCCTTGCATTTTTACTCGTTACGTTTTATGTTGTTGTAACGAGGAAGGAGAAATTATATGACAGCCATCGTGTATCAAACCAATAAAAAGACCGGGGTCACCTACGCTTACGAGTCGATCTCATACTGGGATAAAGAAAAGCAACAGTCCCGGGCAAAACGCAAATGCATTGGCCGGGTAGACCCAGAGACAAAAAAGGTCGTTCCCACCCGTAAAAAGAAACAACGTGTAGTTGAAGAAAAGGCCAAACGGGGTCCAGCGCCTATCACAGCGTCAGCCCGTAGTTTTTATGGGGCTACTTATCTTTTTGACCGCATCGGAAAGAACACAGGAGTGATTGAAGATCTTAAGGCTTGCTTTCCTGATAGCTACCGTCAGATTTTATCCATTGCCTATTATCTGACCCTGGAGGATAAAAGTCCCCTGAGCCGTTTCCCCCGGTGGGCATCCATTCATCGGCATCCCTATGGTGATGTCATATCTTCCCAGAGAAGCAGTGAGTTGTTCGCATCTATCACCGAGGAAGCCAAGCAGCGTTTTTTTCGGCTTCAAGGAAAACGCAGGCTTGAGAAGGAGTTTATGGCCTATGACACCACGTCAGTTTCCAGCTATTCAAAATGCCTCCGACAAGTCCGCTACGGTAAAAACAAAGACCATGAGCATCTACCACAAATCAATTTGGCCCTGCTGTTCGGGCAACAATCCCGTCTGCCTTTTTATTATCGAAAGCTGGCTGGCAACATTTCCGACGTTAAAACTCTGAAAAAGCTACTGGCTGACATGAACACGCTTGGCTATAAAAAATTCAAGGTAGTTCTGGACCGTGGTTTCTACAGCGCTACTAACATCAATGACTTGTACAAACACCATATGAAATTCCTGATCGGAGCCAAATTGTCGTTAAAAGTTGTGAAAACACACCTTGATACTGTTCGGGATACGATGTGCAATTGGACCTATTACAGCCAGGATTACCAGCTTTATGCCTATTCATTGCCTATTGCCTGGAACTATGTCCAGGACCGTCCGTATAAAGGAGATAAAATCAAAGCAAATCGGCGAATGTATCTTCACCTGTACTATTCTCCGGAAAGAGCTTTAGAGGATGAAATAGCCTTCAACAATCGAATGGCCGATTTACAGAAAGAATTGGAAAGCGGCCAACGACATCCAGACCATGAAAAACAGTACGCCAAATATTTTGAGGTTAAAATCACTCCAATCCGAGGTACTAAAGTTGTTGCAATAGAAGAAGCGATGGCAGAGGCAAAACACAATTACGGTTATTTTACCCTTTTGAGCAATGAGATAAAGGATGCTGTCACGGCTCTGGAGATCTATCGGAATAAGGATTTGGTAGAAAAGGCCTTCGATAACCTTAAAGAGCGACTCAGCTTGCGCCGAGTAGCTGTTTCGTCAGAAAAAAGCCTGGATGGAAAAATCTTTGTGCAGTTCATAGCGCTCATCTTTTTATCTTATATCACAAAGAAAATGCAGGAGACCAACCTGTTCAAGAAGCATACACTACAGGGCGTTTTGGATGAGTTCGATATGATTGAATGCTTTGAGGTTCCAGGTCAGCAACTACAGGTCGGGGAAACAACTAAGCGCCAGATGGACCTATACACGAAATTAGACGTCACGCCACCCACCTCGTTACAATAAATCGGGAATTCAGGTTTTAATTGGATTCAGGACATGGGAAGATAACCCAAATCCAAATTCGAGGAGGGTTATAAAATGTCAGACAGGTCCAAAGAAGCCAACCGGAAGCGTACCCAATTCTGGAAGCACCATATAGAAGAATGGTCCAAATCAGAATTATCCCAGAATGCTTATTGTCGAGAAAATGGTTTAAAACCCAACCAGCTCACCTATTGGAAAAATAAATTCAAGCGCCAAAATCTCCCGGCAGAGTTTGCCCAGGTGTCGCCGGTGCAAATTGCTGAGCTGCTCAATTCCCGCAGAGAAAGACTTTTGCTGAATATCGACTCAGGATATCAGATTGAAATACCGGACGGTTTTTCCCATACGACATTGGCGCAGGTACTCCAGGTATTAAGAGGGGAATGATGTTTTCCCCTAAGCAGAATTTAAAAATCCATATTGCCCTTGGAAGTACGGATATGCGCAAATCCATTGACGGACTGTCCATTCTGGTCAGTGAAAAATTCAATCTGGACCCTTTTTCAGGGCACCTGTTTGTCTTCTGCAACCGGAAGCAGACCATATTGAAAATCCTGTATTGGGATCGCAATGGATTTTGCCTTTGGCACAAGCGATTGGAAAAGGATCGTTTTCAATGGCCCCGGTCAAAAGATGCGGTAATGACCATAGGGGCTCATGAACTTGCCTGGCTGATCGACGGCCTTTCAATTCATCAGAAAAAAGCTTATAAACCATTAAGATTTACTAGTGTTTTTTGATAGAAAAAAATATGAAAAACCGAGTGTTTATGCTATGTACAGTGCATGAATATCGAGGTTTTTGCAGACATAAATGATGTTGAAAAATTAAAAGAGAAAATCTTTTCTTTTGCCAAAGATTTTTCCAACAAAGAGCAGAATTATAAAGCGGAAATCAAAATTCTCAATGAGCAGATCAAAAGCCTTCAGGATAGACTTTTTGGTAAAAAAACAGAAAAAATTCATCGGGATGACGACCAGATTTATCTTTTTGAGATTCCCGAGCCTGAATGTTCAGTATCGGAAGAACCCGAGGAAATAACGGTTCCATCCCACAACCGGAAAAAAAAGGGGCGTAAGCCGCTGCCTGAAAACCTGCCGCAGGTTGAAGTTATCCATGACCTTACAGAAGAAGAAAAACTGTGCGGATGCGGGTGCATCAAATCCCGTTGTGGTCAGGAAATATCGGAACAACTTGAGATTATCCCTGCACAAATGAAGGTCATTAAAAATATCCGCTATAAATACGTCTGTAAAAATTGTGAGGGGGTTGAAGATGACGGTCCCACAATATCCATTGCCAGAATGCCAGAGCAGATGATTCCCAAAAGCATGGCAACACCGGGGCTGCTTGCTCATATTCTGACAGCCAAATTTGCAGATGCCCTGCCGTTTTACCGGCAGGAAAAACAATTCAACAGGATAGGCGTTGAACTTCCTCGGTCAACCATGTGCAGCTGGGCAATGAAGGTGGCCCAACAGTGTGAAATCCTAATGGAATTTATGCAGACTCAAATTCTCAAGAGCCCTGTGATTAATATTGATGAGACTACGGTTCAAGTGTTGAAAGTGACGAATCGGTCAAAATGCTATATGTGGGTGTTCAAGGGAGGGACACCGGATAAGCAGATTATCCTGTTCCAGTATCACCCCACACGATCCGGAGATGTTGCATCAGACTTTTTGAATGGATACCAGGGTATTGTTCAGACCGACGGCTATGGAGGATATGACTTCCTTGACAAGGCTTCCGGCATTATTCATGTTGGTTGCTGGATTCATTCTCGAAGAAAATTCGTGGCGGTGACCAAAGCCGCCGGTATCAAAAAAGGTGATCCTCCCACCGGTAATGCTTGCACTGCTTTGAAGTATATCAGCAAGCTCTACAAGATTGAAAAAGAAGCACGAGAGCTGGATTTGTCTGCTGAAGACCTTTACAAAAAAAGGCAGGAAGAAGCAGTGCCCATCCTCGATGAATTTAAAAAATGGTTGGATGCAAGAGTTGAAAAAATTCCGCCTAAAAGTCTTCTTGGCAAAGCAATCGGCTATACCCTTAACCAATGGCATCGTCTGATCCAGTATACTAAAGACGGTCGGGTCGGACCTGATAATAATGTGGTTGAAAATGCCATCAGACCTTTTGTTGTGGGTCGAAAAAACTGGTTGTTCAATTGCACCCCTGAAGGTGCAAGCGCTAGCGCCTGCATCTACAGCCTGATCGAAACCGCCAAGGCAAACGGTCTTGAACCTTACTGGTATCTTAAATACCTGTTTGAAAATTTACCTGAAGCCATGACGGCTGATGAATTTATTGCCTTGATGCCCCAGAATGTTGATAAAACCCTGCTTGAAGGTCCTCCGGCTAAATAATACCCTGTTTTTGCGTTATCGAAAAGGTGCGGTTAACTGATCGCTTACGTTGTTGTAGCAACAGTTAAAAAATCAAAAAGTCCGGGACATTCTCATTCCATTCTGTTAGGGAAAAATAGTATCCTTAACATAAAGAGGGCATCATGGAAAAAAACTGTTATAAAAAGATTATTGAAGAAGTCAGCAACAAATTGGCTCAAGAATTCATATCAAAAGAAAACAACTTGGAAAAACGAGCTACATTAATAGATAGAGATATCGCTGATATTGTTCAAGAGATTGGATTAAAAACATGTAAACAGGTTTTAGAAAAAACACGAGATGAAATAGTCAAAAAAAAAAGATAAATGGATTTTTCATTCATAGAAATCCAACCATAATATTCAACACAATCTTTGGCCGCACAGAGATATCGTCCCCTTATTTATGGAGACCTGGAAAAGATGCATCAAAGCCTGTAAATGATATTATGAAAATTTATCATCAAAGCAGGAGTGAAACCGTCATCCGAGCGTTAAGTGATTTTGGTATTGAAGAATCGTTTGC belongs to Desulfobacula toluolica Tol2 and includes:
- a CDS encoding IS1634 family transposase, with the protein product MTAIVYQTNKKTGVTYAYESISYWDKEKQQSRAKRKCIGRVDPETKKVVPTRKKKQRVVEEKAKRGPAPITASARSFYGATYLFDRIGKNTGVIEDLKACFPDSYRQILSIAYYLTLEDKSPLSRFPRWASIHRHPYGDVISSQRSSELFASITEEAKQRFFRLQGKRRLEKEFMAYDTTSVSSYSKCLRQVRYGKNKDHEHLPQINLALLFGQQSRLPFYYRKLAGNISDVKTLKKLLADMNTLGYKKFKVVLDRGFYSATNINDLYKHHMKFLIGAKLSLKVVKTHLDTVRDTMCNWTYYSQDYQLYAYSLPIAWNYVQDRPYKGDKIKANRRMYLHLYYSPERALEDEIAFNNRMADLQKELESGQRHPDHEKQYAKYFEVKITPIRGTKVVAIEEAMAEAKHNYGYFTLLSNEIKDAVTALEIYRNKDLVEKAFDNLKERLSLRRVAVSSEKSLDGKIFVQFIALIFLSYITKKMQETNLFKKHTLQGVLDEFDMIECFEVPGQQLQVGETTKRQMDLYTKLDVTPPTSLQ
- the tnpA gene encoding IS66 family insertion sequence element accessory protein TnpA; the encoded protein is MSDRSKEANRKRTQFWKHHIEEWSKSELSQNAYCRENGLKPNQLTYWKNKFKRQNLPAEFAQVSPVQIAELLNSRRERLLLNIDSGYQIEIPDGFSHTTLAQVLQVLRGE
- the tnpB gene encoding IS66 family insertion sequence element accessory protein TnpB (TnpB, as the term is used for proteins encoded by IS66 family insertion elements, is considered an accessory protein, since TnpC, encoded by a neighboring gene, is a DDE family transposase.), with protein sequence MMFSPKQNLKIHIALGSTDMRKSIDGLSILVSEKFNLDPFSGHLFVFCNRKQTILKILYWDRNGFCLWHKRLEKDRFQWPRSKDAVMTIGAHELAWLIDGLSIHQKKAYKPLRFTSVF
- the tnpC gene encoding IS66 family transposase, which produces MNIEVFADINDVEKLKEKIFSFAKDFSNKEQNYKAEIKILNEQIKSLQDRLFGKKTEKIHRDDDQIYLFEIPEPECSVSEEPEEITVPSHNRKKKGRKPLPENLPQVEVIHDLTEEEKLCGCGCIKSRCGQEISEQLEIIPAQMKVIKNIRYKYVCKNCEGVEDDGPTISIARMPEQMIPKSMATPGLLAHILTAKFADALPFYRQEKQFNRIGVELPRSTMCSWAMKVAQQCEILMEFMQTQILKSPVINIDETTVQVLKVTNRSKCYMWVFKGGTPDKQIILFQYHPTRSGDVASDFLNGYQGIVQTDGYGGYDFLDKASGIIHVGCWIHSRRKFVAVTKAAGIKKGDPPTGNACTALKYISKLYKIEKEARELDLSAEDLYKKRQEEAVPILDEFKKWLDARVEKIPPKSLLGKAIGYTLNQWHRLIQYTKDGRVGPDNNVVENAIRPFVVGRKNWLFNCTPEGASASACIYSLIETAKANGLEPYWYLKYLFENLPEAMTADEFIALMPQNVDKTLLEGPPAK